A portion of the Edaphobacter lichenicola genome contains these proteins:
- a CDS encoding tetratricopeptide repeat protein, which translates to MKRRLILRDSLTFLSLLLVTVVLFLITLFLFRSFVSHRQELAQRWSARGQASINAGHPDQAIVALRTALSYAPGRRDYELLLAQALGDAGHTEESYNYYLGLWETEPGSGIINLSLARLAAKKNDPQTAINYYRASIYGTWEGDGTMRRREVRLELSRYLLAQHNFGSARTELLIAGGNAPDDTTVALTLAPLLEQANAPRDALTYYQKVLAQDPKNQTALEAAARLEYDFGHFEDAHRMMEQAIREHKSDDSNQEPITTSDKEILDNASRILAIAPLKKLPNDERVARILKARDLAKKRLDACNTTLSIASGLPSPLQDLRAKWTSKEATLNRADLLNDPAGQDTTMLLVFDTETQTAKICGAPTGDDALLLLLARTPKALEP; encoded by the coding sequence ACTCCCTCACCTTCCTGAGCCTGCTGCTCGTAACAGTGGTCCTATTTTTGATCACCCTGTTCCTCTTCCGCTCCTTCGTCTCCCACCGTCAGGAACTCGCACAGCGCTGGTCTGCTCGCGGTCAGGCCTCCATCAACGCGGGCCATCCCGATCAAGCCATCGTAGCCCTGCGCACTGCATTGTCCTACGCACCCGGCCGCCGCGACTACGAGCTTCTTCTCGCCCAGGCACTCGGCGACGCAGGCCACACCGAAGAGTCCTACAACTACTATCTCGGCCTCTGGGAGACCGAGCCCGGCAGCGGCATCATCAATCTCAGCCTCGCCCGCCTCGCTGCAAAGAAGAACGACCCGCAGACCGCCATCAACTACTACCGCGCCTCCATCTACGGCACCTGGGAGGGTGACGGCACGATGCGCCGACGCGAAGTTCGTCTTGAGCTGTCCCGATACCTCCTCGCCCAACACAACTTCGGCAGCGCTCGGACTGAGTTGCTCATCGCCGGCGGCAACGCCCCGGACGACACGACGGTAGCCCTCACCCTGGCTCCACTTCTTGAGCAGGCCAATGCTCCCCGCGACGCCCTCACCTACTACCAGAAGGTCCTTGCACAAGATCCAAAGAATCAAACCGCCCTCGAAGCCGCCGCTCGCCTCGAATACGACTTCGGCCACTTCGAAGATGCCCACCGCATGATGGAGCAAGCCATCCGCGAGCACAAATCGGATGACTCAAATCAGGAGCCCATCACAACCAGCGACAAGGAGATACTCGACAACGCATCGCGCATCCTCGCCATCGCCCCGTTGAAGAAGCTGCCGAACGATGAACGCGTTGCGCGCATCCTCAAAGCCCGTGACCTCGCAAAAAAACGTCTCGACGCGTGTAACACGACACTTTCAATCGCCAGCGGCTTACCTTCTCCGCTCCAGGACCTCCGCGCAAAATGGACGAGCAAGGAAGCAACACTGAACCGCGCCGACCTTCTCAACGACCCAGCCGGGCAGGACACAACCATGTTGCTCGTCTTCGACACCGAAACTCAGACCGCAAAGATCTGTGGCGCACCTACGGGCGACGACGCGCTCCTGCTCCTCCTTGCCCGCACGCCCAAAGCGTTGGAACCATAA
- a CDS encoding chloride channel protein yields the protein MQNPFTKAESEPTAPDILKDEMIARIAPGREERIFLLLSIFIGIVSGLLVVSFRMAIEWLSVLLLGSSPNPHQPRLLFIPAAAGLVIALLTRYVFPNVRGSGINQTKAALYIHNGYISFRTVIGKFLLSALAIGSGHSLGPEDPSLQIGAGVASLISRRFGMSKEKLRIFAPIGAAAGLAAAFNAPISAILFVIEEVIGQWSAAVLGSIVLSAISSVVVARSFWGAQPMFRIPVVDLRDSRELLAYAALGVVGGFASLLFAKSLSYLRPKLRSQPPWSQLLQPAAAGLIVGAIGYFGLTQVMGAGYDAIDQAMHSQFTWRMLLILALFKIIATTLSFSSGTPGGMFAPTLFIGAMLGAAVGTFEKIYFPHLTGTTGSYALVGMGVLFAAFLRAPLTSVFMVLEVSGNYSIVLPVILANTIAYLISRVLQPVPILEQFTHQDGLYLPSMEELREESNLHLEDAIRPVTVPILQGGDTIANTIHTLAQFEDSKSIPVFLIQCHDGLWYAARREELESLSSIATPDSQEAQADPNDAPTAPSEITLAEHLGHERTPVLFPDLPLASALPHFQRWPLLPITNRAMRGSLEGAVSLHDVLTRYQKH from the coding sequence ATGCAAAATCCTTTCACCAAGGCTGAAAGCGAGCCCACCGCCCCCGACATTCTCAAAGATGAGATGATTGCCCGCATCGCGCCCGGCCGCGAAGAGCGCATCTTCCTTCTACTCTCCATCTTCATCGGCATCGTCTCCGGCCTGCTGGTTGTCTCCTTCCGCATGGCAATCGAATGGCTCAGCGTTCTCCTGTTAGGCTCTTCGCCAAACCCGCACCAACCCCGTCTCCTCTTCATCCCCGCGGCCGCCGGCCTGGTCATCGCGCTCCTCACCCGCTATGTCTTTCCTAACGTCCGCGGCAGCGGCATCAACCAGACGAAAGCCGCACTCTACATCCATAACGGCTACATCTCCTTCCGCACTGTCATCGGCAAGTTCCTCCTCTCTGCCCTGGCTATCGGCAGCGGCCACTCTCTCGGCCCCGAAGATCCATCCCTCCAGATCGGTGCCGGAGTCGCCTCTCTCATCAGCCGCCGCTTCGGCATGTCGAAAGAGAAGCTCCGCATCTTCGCCCCCATCGGAGCTGCCGCTGGCCTCGCCGCCGCCTTCAACGCTCCCATCTCCGCCATCCTCTTTGTCATCGAAGAGGTCATCGGTCAATGGAGCGCCGCCGTCCTCGGCTCCATCGTTCTCTCTGCCATCTCCAGCGTCGTCGTCGCCCGCTCCTTCTGGGGAGCGCAGCCGATGTTCCGCATCCCCGTCGTCGACCTCCGCGACTCCCGCGAACTCCTCGCCTACGCTGCACTCGGAGTCGTCGGCGGATTTGCATCTCTCCTCTTCGCCAAATCCCTCAGCTACCTCCGTCCCAAACTCCGCAGCCAACCGCCATGGTCGCAACTCCTCCAACCCGCAGCCGCAGGTCTGATCGTCGGAGCCATCGGCTACTTCGGTCTCACTCAAGTTATGGGGGCCGGTTACGACGCCATCGATCAGGCCATGCACTCCCAGTTCACCTGGCGCATGCTCCTCATCCTCGCTCTCTTCAAAATCATCGCCACCACGCTCTCCTTCTCCAGCGGCACCCCCGGCGGCATGTTCGCCCCCACGCTCTTCATCGGAGCCATGCTCGGCGCTGCAGTCGGTACCTTCGAAAAGATCTACTTCCCCCACCTAACCGGCACCACCGGCTCCTACGCGCTTGTTGGCATGGGAGTCCTCTTCGCCGCTTTCCTGCGCGCTCCGCTCACCTCCGTCTTCATGGTGCTTGAGGTCAGCGGCAACTACTCCATCGTCCTTCCCGTCATCCTCGCCAACACCATCGCCTACCTCATCTCGCGCGTCCTCCAGCCCGTTCCCATCCTCGAACAGTTCACCCACCAGGATGGTCTCTATCTCCCCTCCATGGAGGAGCTCCGCGAAGAGAGTAATCTCCACCTCGAAGACGCCATCCGGCCCGTCACCGTGCCGATCCTGCAAGGCGGCGACACCATCGCCAACACAATCCACACGCTCGCCCAATTCGAAGACTCAAAATCCATCCCAGTCTTCCTCATCCAATGCCACGACGGCCTCTGGTACGCAGCAAGAAGGGAAGAGCTGGAATCCCTGTCATCGATAGCCACCCCAGACTCACAAGAAGCTCAAGCCGACCCCAACGATGCACCAACCGCGCCATCGGAGATCACACTAGCCGAACACCTGGGCCATGAACGCACCCCCGTCCTATTCCCCGACCTCCCACTCGCAAGCGCTCTCCCCCACTTTCAACGCTGGCCTCTACTGCCCATCACCAACCGAGCAATGCGCGGCTCCCTCGAAGGCGCAGTGTCCTTACACGACGTCCTCACCCGCTATCAAAAGCACTAA
- a CDS encoding threonine ammonia-lyase, whose product MSEFVTLDEIRAAKERIAGVAVRTPLYRVERARLRMEKLAEPDFDLYIKAESEQPIGSFKLRGAYNMVAQLSPEALKRGVITYSSGNHAQGVAYAARALGAKAVIVMPGNAPEVKKAATKALGAEIVEVGPASSERRMKAEELVAKFGYAMIPPYDAPQIIAGQATCGLEIVEQLPGVELVISPVSGGGLLSGTATSVKLAAQAGLVGAGVQVWGAEPELAADAKESFYSKTLVEWPAADTTRTIGDGLRTQSMGVLNFAHVMKYVDGIATVSEEEILAAMRVMLSVTKLVPEPSGAVTLAAALFHAEELPKVKKVAVILSGGNLEPKLREQLERELAAR is encoded by the coding sequence ATGAGTGAGTTTGTGACGTTGGATGAGATTCGGGCGGCGAAGGAGCGGATTGCCGGGGTTGCGGTGAGGACTCCGCTGTATCGCGTGGAGCGGGCTCGGCTGCGGATGGAGAAGTTAGCGGAGCCGGATTTTGATCTCTACATCAAGGCCGAGAGTGAGCAGCCGATTGGGAGTTTTAAGTTGCGCGGCGCTTACAACATGGTGGCGCAGTTGTCGCCTGAGGCGTTGAAGCGTGGGGTGATTACGTATTCGAGTGGGAACCACGCGCAGGGTGTGGCTTATGCGGCCAGGGCGCTGGGTGCTAAGGCTGTGATCGTGATGCCGGGCAATGCTCCTGAGGTGAAGAAGGCGGCGACGAAGGCGCTGGGCGCGGAGATTGTGGAGGTGGGGCCGGCTTCGTCGGAGAGGCGGATGAAGGCAGAGGAGTTGGTGGCGAAGTTTGGGTATGCGATGATTCCGCCGTATGATGCGCCGCAGATTATTGCTGGGCAGGCGACGTGCGGGTTGGAGATTGTGGAGCAACTGCCGGGAGTGGAGTTGGTGATTTCGCCGGTGAGTGGGGGTGGACTGCTGAGTGGGACGGCTACTTCGGTGAAGCTGGCGGCGCAGGCTGGGCTGGTTGGTGCGGGAGTGCAGGTGTGGGGCGCGGAGCCGGAGCTCGCGGCGGATGCGAAGGAGAGCTTTTATTCGAAGACGCTGGTAGAGTGGCCTGCGGCTGATACGACTCGGACGATTGGGGATGGATTGCGGACGCAGAGTATGGGGGTGTTGAACTTTGCGCATGTAATGAAGTATGTCGATGGGATTGCGACGGTGTCGGAGGAGGAGATTCTTGCGGCGATGCGGGTGATGCTTAGCGTGACGAAGCTGGTGCCGGAGCCGAGTGGGGCGGTGACGTTGGCGGCAGCGCTGTTTCATGCGGAGGAGCTGCCGAAGGTGAAGAAAGTGGCGGTGATTTTGAGTGGGGGGAATCTGGAGCCGAAGTTGCGGGAGCAGTTGGAGCGGGAGTTGGCTGCTCGGTAG